In one Staphylococcus lutrae genomic region, the following are encoded:
- the lqo gene encoding L-lactate dehydrogenase (quinone): MPTQSDSKDIIIIGAGVLSTTFASMIKDLEPEWNLKLYERLDRPGVESSNERHNAGTGHAALCELNYTVKQPDGSIDIEKAKEINEEFEISKQFWSYLVKSKNIDTPKDFIHPLPHISFVRGKNNVQFLKDRYNKMKAFPMFDNIEYTEDIEVMRKWMPLMMQGRSASDIMAASKIDEGTDVNFGELTRKMAKSIEKHKNAEVHYNHEVKDFNRRLDGKWEVTIVNRNTGDRQVQLADYIFIGAGGGAIPLLQKTGIPESKHLGGFPITGQFLMCTNPAVIEEHGVKVYGKEPPGTPPMTVPHLDTRYINGKKSLLFGPFASIGPKFLKNGSNLDLFKSVKPYNITTLLAAAVKNLPLIKYSIDQILMTKEGCMNHLRTFYPEAKDQDWELYTAGKRVQVIKDTEAYGKGFIQFGTEVVNSEDHTVIALLGESPGASTSVSVALEVLERNFSEYEEAWKPKLQKMIPSYGQSLIEDVDLMRKTRQQTSKDLELNYYE, translated from the coding sequence ATGCCAACTCAATCAGATTCAAAAGACATCATTATTATCGGTGCCGGTGTACTGAGTACGACTTTCGCCTCAATGATTAAAGATTTAGAACCAGAATGGAATCTTAAATTATATGAGCGCTTAGATCGTCCAGGTGTCGAAAGTTCAAACGAGCGTCATAACGCAGGTACAGGTCATGCTGCGCTTTGTGAATTGAACTATACAGTCAAACAGCCTGACGGTTCAATCGACATTGAAAAAGCAAAAGAGATTAACGAGGAGTTCGAAATTTCAAAACAATTTTGGAGTTATCTTGTTAAAAGTAAAAACATCGATACACCTAAAGATTTCATCCATCCGCTTCCACACATCAGCTTCGTACGCGGAAAAAATAACGTACAGTTCTTAAAAGATCGTTATAACAAAATGAAAGCTTTCCCAATGTTTGATAACATTGAATACACTGAAGACATTGAAGTGATGAGAAAGTGGATGCCATTGATGATGCAAGGTCGCAGTGCAAGTGACATCATGGCTGCAAGTAAAATTGACGAAGGTACTGACGTTAACTTTGGAGAATTAACACGTAAAATGGCGAAAAGCATTGAGAAACATAAAAATGCTGAAGTGCACTACAATCACGAAGTTAAGGATTTCAACCGTCGCTTAGATGGGAAATGGGAAGTTACAATCGTCAACCGTAACACGGGCGATCGACAAGTTCAACTCGCTGATTATATCTTCATCGGTGCTGGTGGTGGTGCAATTCCATTGTTACAAAAAACAGGTATCCCTGAAAGTAAACATTTAGGTGGATTCCCAATTACAGGTCAATTCTTGATGTGTACGAATCCAGCAGTCATTGAAGAACATGGTGTAAAAGTATACGGTAAAGAGCCACCTGGCACACCACCAATGACAGTGCCTCACTTAGACACACGTTATATTAATGGTAAAAAATCATTATTATTCGGACCATTTGCAAGTATTGGACCTAAGTTCTTGAAAAACGGTTCAAACTTAGATTTATTCAAATCAGTGAAACCTTATAACATTACGACTTTACTTGCAGCTGCAGTGAAAAACTTACCATTAATTAAATACTCAATTGACCAAATCTTGATGACAAAAGAAGGTTGTATGAATCACTTACGTACTTTCTACCCAGAAGCAAAAGATCAAGATTGGGAATTATACACTGCCGGTAAACGTGTACAAGTCATTAAAGATACTGAAGCATATGGTAAAGGGTTTATCCAATTCGGTACAGAAGTTGTGAACTCTGAAGACCATACAGTCATTGCTTTACTTGGTGAATCACCAGGGGCTTCAACATCTGTTTCTGTCGCTTTAGAGGTATTAGAAAGAAACTTCTCAGAATATGAAGAAGCTTGGAAACCAAAATTACAAAAAATGATTCCATCTTATGGTCAATCATTAATTGAAGATGTAGACTTAATGAGAAAAACACGTCAACAAACTTCAAAAGACTTAGAGTTAAATTATTACGAGTAA
- a CDS encoding SE2200 family small protein, with protein sequence MKRLVIVATILTAAFVALKRYQQHVNKAPNIEY encoded by the coding sequence ATGAAAAGATTAGTAATCGTTGCAACTATACTCACTGCAGCATTTGTTGCTTTAAAACGTTATCAACAACATGTGAACAAAGCACCAAACATCGAATATTAA
- the lip gene encoding YSIRK-targeted triacylglycerol lipase produces the protein MNHQKRRTYALRKLSMGVSSIAISVGVISFISHDVQAAEVQPTQQVQKEEAAPNVTPSNVPLKANEAILKLNEQQQDSKTSSLDTPKTQEVNQAEQPQQPQVDPDYSVKKQAEQPPQLDTDDAVKKQAEQPPQPDTDDAVKKQSEEQPKPDTDDSVNKDHQQENKEKTEDKVPQQPAPQPEHQQNASETTTQKAPQVKAPQTKPAVKAPKSTQQAQYKNRDPIIFVHGFAGLVGENGPANSNYWGGKKLKIIDDLRAAGYNVFEASISAFGSNWDRAIELYHYIKGGRVDYGQAHAEKYGHERYGKTYEGILPNWQPGQAIHLVGHSMGGQTIRMLEDLLRKGDPDEIAYQRAHGGTISPLFLGGQDHLIDSITTIATPHDGTVASDELGNGEFIKRMIYEFSIFAGRKNSKLNYGLKQWGLEQREGETYLQYARRASQSPLFQSKDTALYDLTREGAKKLNERTDMNPNIFYKTYTGSATNETVFGTQMADAYMNIAHVFTGDWIGATEDPAWRENDGLVSVISSLHPDDEPFVNVAFDSPPVKGIWQVTPVMKDWDHTDFTGQDTLDWHRNAGELSRFYRDLVDDLVRKEQYV, from the coding sequence TTGAATCATCAAAAACGTCGTACTTATGCATTGAGAAAATTGTCAATGGGTGTTTCCTCAATCGCCATTTCCGTTGGAGTGATTAGTTTTATTAGTCATGATGTTCAAGCCGCTGAAGTACAACCGACGCAACAAGTCCAAAAAGAAGAGGCAGCGCCAAACGTCACACCTTCTAACGTACCACTTAAAGCAAATGAAGCGATTTTAAAGTTAAATGAACAGCAACAAGATAGCAAGACGAGCAGTTTAGATACACCGAAAACGCAAGAAGTGAATCAAGCAGAGCAACCGCAGCAGCCGCAAGTCGACCCGGACTATTCAGTGAAAAAACAAGCAGAGCAACCACCACAACTTGATACAGATGATGCGGTGAAAAAACAAGCAGAGCAACCGCCACAACCTGATACAGACGATGCAGTGAAAAAACAATCGGAAGAACAACCGAAACCGGATACAGATGATTCGGTGAATAAAGATCATCAGCAAGAGAACAAGGAAAAAACAGAGGATAAAGTACCACAACAGCCTGCGCCTCAGCCAGAACATCAGCAAAACGCAAGTGAAACAACAACTCAAAAAGCACCACAAGTCAAAGCCCCTCAAACAAAACCCGCAGTAAAAGCACCAAAATCAACACAGCAAGCACAGTATAAAAACAGAGACCCCATTATCTTTGTACATGGTTTTGCAGGATTAGTTGGGGAGAATGGACCTGCAAACTCCAATTATTGGGGTGGTAAAAAATTAAAAATTATTGATGATTTAAGAGCAGCCGGCTATAACGTATTTGAAGCAAGTATCAGTGCATTTGGTAGTAACTGGGATCGCGCTATTGAACTTTACCACTATATTAAAGGCGGAAGGGTCGATTATGGTCAAGCTCATGCCGAAAAGTATGGTCACGAGCGTTATGGTAAAACATATGAAGGGATTTTACCTAATTGGCAACCGGGTCAAGCCATTCATCTAGTCGGACACAGTATGGGAGGCCAGACGATTCGTATGTTAGAGGACTTGTTGCGCAAAGGGGATCCAGATGAAATTGCTTATCAACGCGCGCATGGGGGCACGATAAGTCCGTTATTCTTAGGAGGACAAGATCATCTTATTGATTCGATAACAACGATTGCGACACCTCATGATGGGACTGTTGCCTCGGATGAGTTAGGGAATGGTGAATTTATTAAACGCATGATTTATGAATTCAGTATCTTCGCAGGACGCAAAAATTCTAAATTAAATTATGGCTTAAAACAATGGGGATTGGAGCAACGTGAAGGTGAGACGTATCTACAATATGCGCGACGTGCAAGTCAAAGCCCGCTGTTCCAATCAAAAGATACAGCGCTATACGATTTGACACGTGAAGGTGCCAAAAAATTAAATGAACGTACAGATATGAACCCGAATATTTTTTATAAAACATATACAGGTTCAGCGACGAATGAAACCGTCTTTGGTACGCAAATGGCGGACGCTTATATGAATATTGCACATGTGTTCACAGGGGATTGGATTGGTGCAACTGAAGACCCAGCATGGCGTGAAAATGACGGTCTTGTCTCAGTTATTTCGTCACTTCACCCCGATGATGAACCTTTTGTTAACGTCGCGTTTGATTCACCACCTGTAAAAGGGATATGGCAAGTGACCCCTGTAATGAAGGATTGGGATCACACTGATTTTACGGGACAAGATACATTAGATTGGCATCGTAATGCGGGAGAGTTATCACGTTTTTATCGTGATTTAGTAGACGACCTCGTACGTAAAGAACAATACGTATAA
- a CDS encoding isoprenylcysteine carboxyl methyltransferase family protein — protein sequence MTFIILLIFFLIRLVSLSISIRHSKQLIQNGAKEFGQKNSKWLAITHILIYVGAAIEALVTPSTWGISNTLGLIILILAYIVLFHVIKTLGAIWTLKLYILEDHPIIRSGLYRLTKHPNYYLNIIPELIGVLLLTSATYTTLLLIPYAYFLYVRIRQEEKLMSL from the coding sequence ATGACTTTTATTATTTTACTGATATTTTTTTTAATCCGCTTAGTCAGCCTCTCTATTTCAATCCGTCATTCAAAACAGCTGATTCAGAATGGGGCTAAAGAATTCGGACAAAAAAACTCAAAGTGGTTGGCAATCACACATATCCTTATCTACGTCGGTGCAGCAATTGAAGCGCTTGTCACACCGAGCACATGGGGCATTTCGAATACATTGGGTCTTATTATTTTAATTTTGGCTTATATTGTCCTATTCCATGTCATTAAAACTTTAGGTGCCATTTGGACATTAAAACTATATATTTTAGAAGATCATCCGATCATTCGTTCAGGGCTTTATCGATTAACAAAACACCCGAATTATTATCTCAATATTATTCCAGAACTTATTGGGGTCTTATTATTAACAAGTGCAACATATACGACACTCTTATTGATTCCATATGCTTATTTCTTATATGTGCGCATTCGCCAAGAAGAAAAACTCATGTCGTTATAA